The Stigmatella ashevillena genomic sequence GGTCGATCACGGCGCGTCTTTTCAGCTCACGCTTGGCTTTGATACCCGGCTTGTCGGGCCGTTGGATCTGGGGGCCCGGTTCGGTTTGGCTTTCGTTCCTGACGAGGACACGATTGGCATTCCGATCGATCTGACCCTCCGGGCCAACCTCAGTCGGCGGTTCTATTTGGAAGGTCTCGTCGGGCCCTGGATTCTTTTCGAGGGAGACACCTTTCGCACCCATGCCGCCTTGGGCTTTGGTGTGAAGAGCGGTGCGCTCAGTTTCGGAGTGGAAGCCGGTTACCTCACCCCGGATCCGACCATCGGCCTCCGGCTGAGCTATCGCTTCTAGCCTCGGGCGGCTGTCAGTAGTGCGGCGGTTTCTCGTGTTGCCGCGCGTCCACCAGGCCGGGTTCTCCTTCCAGTTTGCGCTTCAGCAGCTCGACCTCCGCGGTCAGCACGTCCAGCGCTCGCTGCTGGGCGTACAGAACGTCGTTGAGCTGCTGCAGCAGTTCTTGCTGCTGCATGTATCGAAGCTCCAGCTCGATGAGGCGTGAGTCGTCCATGCGAGAAGGGGATATCGCATTCCTCCCGCGCACGTCCTCCTCTGCGTGTCTTGTTCATGAATGCTCTCGAACACATCCAGCGTGCCCGTGAGCTCCTGGCCCGGAGCCAGGAAGAGCTTGCTGAGTCTGCGTTGAGCGACGCCATCGATGCGGCCGTTGCCGCCGAGGATCTCGTGCTTCTCACGCACAGCCGTCTGGCGCTCGGTGAGGTGCTTTTCGCACAGGGCCGGCATGACGAGGCCCTGCCGTTTCTCCGGGCCGTCGTCCGGACGGAGCTCGCCGATGGGTCTGTCGATGCCGACGTCAAAACCGCCGCCCAACTCCTTCGCCGGATGCGAGGCGTGGAGCCCTGAGTCCGCTCAACGGTCCGTCCGGCACGCGCTCCGGATGAGTTCCGCCCGGTCCTGAAACCGCCGCTCCAGGTCCATTTTCGTGATGCGAGCGGCCTCGAGGCGCGCCGCCTGCACCTGGAGGGCGCACAGCGCCGCGAGCGGATCGGGGTTTGAGACGTCCAGCCGGTCCGCCGTTCTCAGCTCCTCCTCCGCGGAGTCGATGTCTCCCAATTGGAAGTGCGCCATGCCCAGGTGGTAGTGCGCCAAAGAGGACTGGGGCTCTTCTCCGACGGCTCGCGCGAAGAAGGCCCGTGCCTCCCGGGCTCTTCCTGCCCGGGTTCTCAGAATCCCCATCTGTAGGAACAAGTCCCTGGGAGAAAGCCGGGACTCCAACTCACGTAGCACCGCTTCGGCTTCGTCGTGCCGGGCCGTCACGCTCAGCAATCTCGCGTATTGCAGGCTCACGGCGGTGTCCTGCGGCTGCTTGCTTCTGGCTCGGGCAATGGCCTCCAGCGCCGCCGGGAGATCTCCCGACCGTTCGCTCATCTCCGCCCGCAGCAGGTCCGGCCGCGCATCGTCTGGGGCCATCCGCGCCGCTCGCTCCAGCGTCTCCTGGACACAGCGGTCCATGCGTTCCACCTGGCAGATGCGTGCCCGGAGGAGCTGCGTCTCGATCGTTCCTGGCTCTCGCCGGTCCGCCTCGTCCACCAGCCCTCGTGCCTCCGCAGGCGCCCCTTCCAAGAGCAGTTCCGCGGCCTCTCTCAGCTCCGCTCCCGTTGCCTTCGTGTTGTCCTTCAGCGGCACCAGCACTGCTACCCGTTGCTGGGCGCTCGGCATCGCGCGGGCGATCGCCAGCTCCTGCTCGGGCATGTTCCTAGGCAGGAACAGCGGGATGAGGTGGATCAAAAACGCCACCCCCACCACCGCCAGGGCCCGTCGCATCCCGTGGTTCAACCGCCACCGCCCTGGCGCGGGATGGTGGCTCCTGCCCGTCTCATCCAAATGGGTCTCCTCCCCTGGCAAGGTCGCTGGGCGCCCCTCTTCAGGGCACGGCCCGAAGCCGCGGTTTCAAGGTTGACGGAAGGTCCACCCCGCAGCTCCAGCACCACTCGAAGTTCCCTGGATTCTCCTCCGCGCAGCGCGGGCACCGCACCTCTCTCGTGGCCGCCTCCTGGTTGGCTTCCAGCTCCGCCAGCAGTTGCCTCGCGGCTTCCTCTTCTTCGGGGAGAACCCACACCTCTACCCACGTTTCCGTGCTCGGAATTTCCCCACTCAACGGCGCCAGCGATTCGCCTCGGACTTCCACCGAGAGGCCTGCTGCCTCCAAGGCGCTCGCCAAGAGTCTCGCGGTGCCCACCGTCCGATGCACCGCCAACCGAACCCGCTTCATTCCCCCTTCTCTGTCACGCCTCCTTCTGCCCCGCAACTGCCCTCGCCCCGGTGCTTGTCTGTCCTCGCGCGGAGCGGCCTCCCCGGCCCAGGGGTTACTCCTCCACTCGCAGCATGTGCGGCAGCACCGCGTGCGCGTGCCGGGGCTGTCGCGTGTGCAGCTCCGCCGAGAGCAGCGTGTCCAACTCCTGGAGCAGCTTGTCGTAAGGCGTGCCCGTCTCCTTCGCCGGAAGCCGCTTCACCCCCCGTCTCACCCTCGGCACGCTCTCGTCCTCGAACGCCAGGCTGACCGCCAGCTCCTCGGTGCCCCCGTCATCGTCCGGTTCGACCACCGCCAGGGAGGGCTGCTGCGCCGCCTCTTCCATCAGGGGTTTCAGCCGGAGGATTTCGTCCTGGGTGAGTTCTCGTTCCGCCACTTCCTCGCCCTGCTCCAGGATGCGCAGGTGGTGCAGTCCCTCCACCCTCAGCGCTTGTGCCCCCGTGTTTGTCCGTCCGCTTCGCTCGTAGGTCACCGTTCGCATCCGCTGTGCCTCCTTCTTCAGGAGCTATGCACGCTGAAGCGGCTTGGCAGCAGGTGGCTTGGTTTCCTGGGGGCAACCCGTGTCCTTACGGCTGCTGAGCACTCGTCCTGTCGAATGCCCAGCAGCCGCACAGGCTCACCCTGTGCCGAGGGAGGTCAGCGGGCCTTGGGCGCGCATTCCCCTTCGCCCTGGTAGTGGCCCAGGGTCCTCGCCAGCGCGTTCACGAAGTCTCGCAGGTTCCTCACGTTTCCCACGCCCCCTGTTCCGTAGGTCCCCGCGGGCAATGACGTCAGGTCCACCTGGGCCAGTTCTTCCAGCGTGATTTCGCCATTCGGACCCGTCAGTCCGCCTTCCACGTCCGCCGCGGCGAAGGCGTCAAACCGCATCTTGGCGTCCGGGGATTGCAGGTCGTCGAAGAAGAGGTGGTCTCCGTGAATGGTGAGCTGCACCACTTCCTCGCCCCCATCGGCCACTGTCAGGCCCTCGCCCTTGTCCGTGCTCTCGCAGTGCTCGTACAGCGTGTTTTGCGAGAAGCCC encodes the following:
- a CDS encoding SlyX family protein; the encoded protein is MDDSRLIELELRYMQQQELLQQLNDVLYAQQRALDVLTAEVELLKRKLEGEPGLVDARQHEKPPHY
- a CDS encoding tetratricopeptide repeat protein, with protein sequence MRRALAVVGVAFLIHLIPLFLPRNMPEQELAIARAMPSAQQRVAVLVPLKDNTKATGAELREAAELLLEGAPAEARGLVDEADRREPGTIETQLLRARICQVERMDRCVQETLERAARMAPDDARPDLLRAEMSERSGDLPAALEAIARARSKQPQDTAVSLQYARLLSVTARHDEAEAVLRELESRLSPRDLFLQMGILRTRAGRAREARAFFARAVGEEPQSSLAHYHLGMAHFQLGDIDSAEEELRTADRLDVSNPDPLAALCALQVQAARLEAARITKMDLERRFQDRAELIRSACRTDR
- a CDS encoding putative signal transducing protein — its product is MKRVRLAVHRTVGTARLLASALEAAGLSVEVRGESLAPLSGEIPSTETWVEVWVLPEEEEAARQLLAELEANQEAATREVRCPRCAEENPGNFEWCWSCGVDLPSTLKPRLRAVP